A stretch of Fusarium poae strain DAOMC 252244 chromosome 2, whole genome shotgun sequence DNA encodes these proteins:
- a CDS encoding hypothetical protein (TransMembrane:11 (o130-150i162-182o188-211i244-262o268-288i356-375o395-413i425-447o482-503i515-535o541-562i)), giving the protein MAQNHEDLAAELHEELGDRTQNEKKTDLTGGFIAPSEINEKQSFDKSDAEFGTTPDGEEPNNHERATLRRVGENLPASAFLIAVVELTERFAYYGAQGLFQNYISYAKDGSDGPKGLGMGNQAATGLNLFFQWFCYVTPILGAIVADQYLGKYKTILVFCGFYWVGLIILWTTALPAAMAVGASKPGYIVAIIVIGLGTGGIKSNIAPLIADQYQRRRMAIRTEKSGERVVIDPAITYQRIYMIFYWCINVGALSLLATPFMEKYEGFWTAYLMCFCMFNIGILTLVLRRKTFVNRPPQGSVITDAFKALGMMIAARNTDAAKPSWREANGKTKAVPWNDHFVDELKRALRACKVFVFYPIFWVCYGQFSTNFVTQAGQMNGHGVPNDLMQNFDPISILVFTPLIEKVLYPILRRFGIELRPIARITIGFWFAALCLAYAAIVQHIIYSSGPCYESPKDCPAGMVDGKNLPNNVHIAIQTPAYIFIGISEIFISVTGLEYAYTKAPPSMKSFVQSIYLFTNAFGSAIAEALVSRAKDPDFLWLYVGVGIASAVTGCIFYALFRHYDAQEDAMYDLDRDAPVLTHNGIKTNEEETH; this is encoded by the exons aTGGCTCAGAACCACGAGGATCTGGCCGCCGA GCTCCACGAAGAGCTTGGTGACCGTACACAAAACGAAAAGAAGACTGATCTCACTGGTGGCTTCATTGCTCCTTCTGAGATTAATGAGAAGCAATCTTTTGATAAGTCTGATGCAGAGTTTGGTACTACGCCTGATGGCGAGGAGCCCAACAACCATGAGAGGGCCACTCTTCGACGTGTGGGAGAGAACCTTCCTGCTTCAGCTTTCCTTATTGCTGTTGTCGAATTGACTGAACGTTTCGCCTATTACGGTGCTCAAGGTCTATTCCAAAACTACATCTCCTACGCCAAAGATGGATCCGATGGCCCCAAGGGTCTCGGCATGGGTAACCAGGCTGCTACTGGTCTGAACCTGTTCTTCCAGTGGTTTTGCTACGTGACACCTATTCTCGGTGCCATCGTCGCCGATCAGTACCTCGGAAAGTACAAGACAATTCTCGTCTTCTGTGGTTTCTACTGGGTTGGTCTCATCATTCTATGGACAACTGCACTTCCCGCTGCCATGGCTGTCGGTGCCAGCAAACCCGGTTATATCGTTGCTATCATCGTTATCGGTTTGGGAACTGGTGGTATCAAGTCCAACATTGCACCTCTCATCGCCGATCAGTACCAAAGACGCAGAATGGCCATTCGAACTGAAAAGTCCGGAGAGCGAGTTGTCATCGACCCTGCCATTACCTACCAGCGTATTTACATGATCTTCTACTGGTGCATCAACGTCGGTGCCCTTTCTCTGCTTGCCACCCCCTTTATGGAAAAGTACGAAGGTTTCTGGACTGCCTACCTGATGTGTTTCTGCATGTTCAACATTGGTATCCTGACTCTTGTCCTCCGCCGCAAAACCTTTGTCAACCGTCCTCCTCAGGGATCCGTCATCACCGATGCCTTCAAGGCCCTTGGTATGATGATTGCTGCCCGCAACACCGATGCTGCCAAGCCCTCATGGCGCGAGGCCAACGGCAAGACCAAGGCTGTCCCCTGGAACGACCACTTCGTCGATGAGCTCAAGCGTGCGCTCCGTGCTTGCAAGGTCTTCGTCTTTTACCCCATCTTCTGGGTTTGCTACGGACAGTTCTCCACCAACTTTGTTACCCAGGCTGGCCAGATGAACGGTCACGGTGTTCCCAACGATCTGATGCAGAACTTCGATCCTATCTCCATTCTGGTCTTCACGCCTCTTATCGAGAAGGTCCTCTACCCCATTCTGCGACGCTTTGGAATCGAGCTTCGTCCTATTGCCCGAATCACTATCGGTTTCTGGTTCGCTGCTCTGTGTCTCGCTTACGCTGCCATTGTTCAGCACATCATCTACTCATCAGGCCCCTGCTACGAGTCTCCCAAGGACTGCCCCGCCGGTATGGTCGACGGCAAGAACCTCCCCAACAACGTGCACATTGCTATCCAGACTCCCGCCTACATCTTTATCGGTATTTCTGAGATCTTCATCTCCGTCACTGGTCTTGAGTACGCCTACACCAAGGCTCCTCCTTCCATGAAGTCTTTCGTCCAGTCCATCTACCTCTTCACCAACGCCTTCGGTTCTGCTATCGCTGAGGCTCTCGTCTCTCGCGCCAAGGATCCCGACTTCTTGTGGCTCTACGTTGGTGTTGGCATTGCCTCTGCTGTGACCGGCTGCATTTTCTACGCTCTATTCCGCCATTACGATGCCCAAGAAGATGCTATGTACGACCTGGATCGTGATGCGCCAGTTCTTACCCATAATGGCATTAAGACCAACGAGGAAGAGACACATTAA
- a CDS encoding hypothetical protein (SECRETED:SignalP(1-20)) has product MKFSSGIAAVLLGASSVVVAAPTEQQSASSLVVDLNSKALSALKNSETKISERSGAKRCTTANAEVRRDWKALSKKERKAYIDAVLCLREKPSKADPSFAPGARTRYDDFVAVHINQTSSIHATGNFFTWHRYFLYAYEKALRDECGFKGTQPYWNWFETGNVSTNPLFDGSETSMGGDGKYVKHNGTTSSNPAGDIVLPSGEGGGCIGSGPFVGAVANLGPPSPGMDSMIASKTPLGYNPRCLRRDLNQYPIDNWMTLPNLYNVTVGDASKSIKDMQDEFQGRFADGFLGVHAAGHFVMGGDSSDFYSSPNEPVFWFHHAMVDRIYWIWQALHPKQARDIAGTLTIENRPPSRDALKSDPLDVGVNAEFITIDDALDTLGSTPFCYIYE; this is encoded by the exons ATGAAGTTCTCTTCTGGAATCGCAGCTGTCCTACTGGGCGCTTCGTCAGTTGTCGTTGCCGCACCCACAGAGCAACAGTCCGCCAGCAGCCTCGTGGTGGACCTCAACAGCAAGGCTTTGTCTGCACTCAAGAACTCTGAGACCAAGATCTCCGAACGATCTGGCGCAAAGAGATGCACAACCGCCAACGCTGAAGTGCGCCGTGATTG GAAAGCTCTTTCCAAGAAGGAGAGGAAGGCGTATATCGATGCCGTCCTATGTCTTCGTGAAAAGCCTTCCAAGGCTGATCCATCTTTTGCACCTGGTGCCCGTACCAGATATGATGACTTTGTTGCGGTTCACATCAACCAGACTTCCAGTATTCACGCAACT GGTAACTTTTTCACGTGGCACCGGTATTTTCTGTATGCCTATGAGAAGGCTCTCCGTGACGAATGTGGTTTCAAGGGTACGCAACCT TACTGGAACTGGTTCGAGACTGGTAATGTCAGCACCAACCCGCTTTTCGATGGCTCTGAGACTAGTATGGGTGGTGATGGCAAGTACGTGAAGCATAACGGCACCACATCCTCAAACCCTGCTGGAGACATTGTCCTACCCAGCGGCGAAGGCGGCGGCTGTATCGGCTCTGGACCCTTTGTCGGAGCCGTGGCCAACCTGGGACCCCCATCACCTGGCATGGATTCGATGATTGCTTCTAAAACTCCTTTGGGGTACAATCCTCGGTGTCTTCGTCGTGATCTGAACCAGTACCCGATCGACAACTGGATGACGCTGCCCAACCTATACAACGTCACAGTGGGAGACGCTTCGAAGAGCATCAAGGACATGCAGGATGAGTTCCAGGGACGATTTGCAGATGGGTTTCTTGGTGTACATGCGGCTGGTCACTTTGTGATGGGTGGCGATTCATCCGACTTTTACTCTTCTCCAAATGAGCCTGTTTTCTGGTTTCACCACGCCATGGTCGACCGTATCTACTGGATTTGGCAAGCGTTGCACCCTAAGCAGGCGAGGGATATTGCTGGTACTCTCACTATCGAAAACAGACCCCCTAGCAGAGATGCTCTCAAGTCTGACCCTCTCGACGTGGGAGTCAATGCTGAGTTTATCACGATTGACGATGCTCTTGATACCCTCGGTAGCACACCTTTCTGCTACATTTACGAATAA